One window of the Magnolia sinica isolate HGM2019 chromosome 19, MsV1, whole genome shotgun sequence genome contains the following:
- the LOC131234552 gene encoding uncharacterized protein LOC131234552, whose product MGNPRPAGGGGIGWDASGGLLFAFSHGYGTTTNNKAELRALHDAMKISICRGYNRIFLEFDSKCMVNAFIGKSSPTWKWRYWWTRIRALRIGGTFLIFRVPREVNGPADELAKAATTSQLNFMYLSPSKLPIRVKGLYRLDQLGFGSVRET is encoded by the coding sequence ATGGGTAATCCTAGGCCAGCTGGGGGCGGTGGGATCGGCTGGGATGCATCCGGGGGCTTACTTTTCGCATTCTCCCATGGCTATGGTACGACAACCAACAACAAAGCAGAACTCCGGGCCCTTCACGATGCTATGAAAATCTCTATTTGTCGGGGATACAATCGGATCTTCCTCGAATTTGACTCTAAATGCATGGTGAACGCATTCATTGGCAAATCCTCCCCTACCTGGAAATGGAGATATTGGTGGACGAGGATTAGAGCATTGAGAATTGGAGGTACTTTTCTGATTTTTCGTGTCCCAAGAGAAGTTAACGGCCCGGCTGATGAGCTGGCGAAGGCAGCTACCACATCCCAACTTAACTTCATGTACCTCTCCCCCTCGAAGCTCCCGATCCGAGTCAAGGGCCTTTATCGATTAGATCAGTTGGGATTTGGTTCTGTTAGAGAGACCTGA